A genomic window from Helicobacter suis HS1 includes:
- the flgE gene encoding flagellar hook protein FlgE, with product MLRSLWSGVNGMQAHQIALDIESNNIANVNTTGFKYSRASFVDMLSQVKLIATAPYKNGLAGQNDFSVGLGVGVDATTKIFSQGNLQNTDVKTDLAIEGDGFFVISPDRGVTRNFTRSGEFLFDANGSLVTTGGYVVQGWVRDPKDMGSKDSETDMLKIDNTKPLQNIRIDPGMVMPARSSSKITMRANLNAGRHADQVGNVFMLDSSTKTPADGIKPQYDSATNLTQMAEDMGSLFNEDGDAFLLNEDQGIWVSYKNASMKKAILSSKDSNTLELNGTKISFSNDSATTHITSLAAAKNAINAVKNKTGVEAYIDDGQLRLENKNSLEGDEHVKNIVVTHAGTGAFANFAKGDQSITAFRYRYTKGIDADSTTGQFKTTEDLRALMQHDANIVKNPSLAKSYKDSAASVSVKINNHGMFEIANKDDGNPTKDNLNIFVTNYASDKVTKNVLFGKTMGALNTAALIEGGVSTSTSRLTHATHASSVDLVDSLGTKHSMRLEFYKTGGAEWRFRAIVPEPGEIVGSSPDRPNVFEEGILHFNKDGSLAGMNPPVLQFAPHNGSDSPQRITLSFGTAGGFDGITSVDKISETYAIEQNGYQAGDLMDVRFDNDGVLLGSFSNGKTLSLAQVALANFANDAGLQADGGSVFSETSNSGKALIGAANTGRRGGVSGSKLESSNVDLSRSLTNLIVVQRGFQANSKAVTTSDQILNTLLNLKQ from the coding sequence ATGCTCCGCTCTTTATGGTCTGGTGTTAACGGAATGCAGGCGCACCAAATCGCCTTAGATATTGAAAGCAACAATATCGCCAATGTCAACACCACCGGCTTTAAATACTCCAGAGCCTCTTTTGTGGACATGTTATCTCAAGTTAAACTCATCGCCACCGCCCCCTATAAAAACGGCTTAGCTGGGCAAAATGACTTTTCTGTGGGTTTGGGTGTGGGCGTAGATGCCACCACTAAAATCTTTTCTCAGGGGAATTTGCAAAATACCGATGTCAAAACAGATTTAGCCATTGAAGGCGATGGTTTTTTTGTCATCAGCCCCGATCGAGGCGTAACACGCAATTTTACCCGTAGCGGGGAATTTCTCTTTGATGCAAATGGAAGCTTAGTAACTACAGGGGGGTATGTGGTGCAAGGCTGGGTGCGCGATCCTAAGGATATGGGTTCTAAGGATAGCGAAACCGATATGCTTAAAATTGATAACACAAAACCCTTACAAAATATCCGCATTGATCCGGGTATGGTGATGCCAGCCCGATCAAGCAGTAAAATTACGATGCGTGCTAATTTAAATGCAGGACGCCATGCCGATCAAGTAGGCAATGTTTTTATGCTTGATTCTTCAACTAAAACCCCTGCAGATGGAATCAAACCCCAATATGATTCAGCCACCAATCTTACCCAAATGGCAGAGGATATGGGGTCATTATTTAATGAGGATGGTGATGCGTTTTTACTCAATGAAGATCAAGGGATTTGGGTGAGTTATAAAAATGCGAGTATGAAAAAAGCCATTTTATCCTCTAAAGATAGCAATACCCTAGAACTCAATGGAACGAAAATTTCCTTTAGCAACGACTCAGCCACAACCCATATCACTTCTTTAGCCGCCGCTAAAAATGCGATTAATGCTGTGAAAAATAAAACCGGAGTTGAGGCCTATATTGATGATGGCCAGTTGCGCTTAGAAAATAAGAACAGTTTAGAGGGCGATGAGCATGTTAAAAACATCGTAGTAACCCATGCAGGTACGGGGGCTTTTGCTAATTTTGCTAAGGGTGATCAAAGTATCACCGCCTTTAGATACCGCTACACAAAAGGCATTGATGCAGACTCTACTACCGGACAATTTAAAACGACAGAGGATTTACGCGCGCTCATGCAACATGATGCCAATATCGTAAAAAACCCTAGTTTAGCTAAGAGTTATAAAGACTCAGCTGCCTCTGTATCGGTAAAAATCAATAACCATGGCATGTTTGAAATTGCCAATAAAGACGATGGAAATCCCACTAAAGATAATTTGAATATCTTTGTAACCAACTACGCCTCTGATAAAGTAACTAAAAATGTACTCTTTGGTAAAACTATGGGCGCGCTTAATACGGCTGCCTTAATTGAAGGGGGGGTTTCTACCTCCACCTCCAGATTAACCCATGCCACTCATGCTAGTAGCGTTGATTTGGTAGATAGTTTAGGCACTAAACATAGCATGCGCTTAGAATTTTATAAAACAGGGGGAGCAGAGTGGCGTTTTAGAGCTATTGTACCTGAGCCCGGGGAAATTGTGGGTAGTTCTCCTGATCGCCCTAATGTATTTGAAGAGGGGATTTTACATTTTAATAAAGACGGGAGTTTAGCCGGCATGAATCCTCCCGTATTACAATTTGCGCCCCATAATGGCTCAGATTCGCCCCAGCGCATCACGCTAAGTTTTGGTACGGCCGGAGGCTTTGATGGAATCACTAGCGTGGATAAAATCTCTGAGACTTATGCCATTGAACAAAATGGCTACCAAGCGGGGGATTTAATGGATGTGCGTTTTGATAATGACGGGGTGTTACTTGGCTCTTTTAGCAATGGTAAAACTCTCTCTTTAGCGCAAGTGGCTTTGGCTAATTTTGCCAACGATGCGGGTTTACAAGCTGACGGGGGGAGTGTGTTTTCTGAGACGAGTAACTCAGGTAAAGCTCTCATTGGGGCGGCTAATACGGGGCGTAGAGGCGGGGTTTCTGGTTCTAAGCTAGAGTCTTCTAATGTAGATTTAAGCCGTAGTTTGACAAATTTAATTGTGGTACAAAGAGGTTTTCAGGCTAACTCTAAGGCAGTTACCACCTCCGATCAGATTTTAAATACTTTGCTTAATCTCAAACAATAG
- a CDS encoding tetratricopeptide repeat protein, whose product MLKNIWCVVLVGVLCLGQAKGKGGVYYSMAQKAYQNKDYQKALEYYKKAASMGNVRAYFNLGIMYGNGEGVAQDTDKAIKYFEKACDLGDVDGCEAIK is encoded by the coding sequence ATGCTAAAAAATATTTGGTGTGTGGTGTTGGTGGGTGTTCTTTGTTTAGGTCAGGCTAAGGGAAAGGGCGGTGTGTATTATTCAATGGCTCAAAAAGCCTATCAGAATAAAGATTACCAGAAAGCCCTAGAATATTACAAAAAAGCAGCAAGCATGGGAAATGTAAGGGCTTATTTTAACTTGGGGATTATGTATGGGAATGGGGAGGGTGTAGCACAAGATACCGACAAAGCCATAAAGTATTTTGAAAAAGCCTGTGATCTAGGAGATGTAGACGGGTGTGAAGCAATAAAATGA
- the dxr gene encoding 1-deoxy-D-xylulose-5-phosphate reductoisomerase, protein MNSLLLLGSTGSIGKQTLEVAKALNLSIEGLSAGKNIELLNAQIQAYHPQKVALLDPQDLSLLKVPTGVEVFVGTEGLNELVASASSSLVLNALVGFAGLEPSLVALKQGKTLALANKESLVVAGWLLDTSQILPIDSEHFALWDLLQNIPKERIESLYITASGGALRDVPINQISSQSLEKVLKHPNWQMGPHITINSANMVNKLFEVLEAYYLFGIEKIEACIERSSCVHALLRFKDQSWHAQLASPDMQLSIAHALCPNLAHEISHKPLEILQTPPLVFEEIELARYPLWGLKDMLLENPKLGAVLNTSNEIALKAFMNKQICFGKIATWINQSLYHFKDVSSYLHPYGIYCKISLKSV, encoded by the coding sequence ATGAATTCTCTCCTTCTTTTAGGTAGCACTGGATCTATTGGTAAACAAACCTTAGAGGTGGCTAAAGCTTTAAATCTGTCTATAGAGGGTTTGAGTGCGGGTAAAAATATAGAACTTCTCAATGCCCAAATTCAAGCCTACCACCCCCAAAAGGTCGCGCTTTTAGACCCACAAGATTTATCTCTTTTAAAAGTCCCTACAGGTGTAGAGGTATTTGTAGGAACTGAGGGGTTAAATGAATTAGTAGCTAGCGCTTCTAGCTCTCTTGTACTAAATGCACTAGTAGGCTTTGCCGGGCTAGAACCCAGCCTTGTAGCGCTTAAACAGGGTAAAACCCTAGCCCTAGCTAATAAAGAATCTCTGGTTGTGGCCGGGTGGCTTTTAGATACAAGCCAAATTCTACCCATTGATAGCGAACACTTTGCCCTATGGGATTTATTGCAAAATATCCCTAAAGAGCGTATAGAAAGTCTATATATCACCGCTAGCGGTGGGGCTTTGCGCGATGTGCCCATTAATCAAATTTCTAGCCAAAGTTTAGAAAAAGTCTTAAAACACCCTAATTGGCAAATGGGACCCCACATTACGATTAACTCGGCTAATATGGTTAATAAACTTTTTGAAGTGCTTGAAGCCTATTATTTATTTGGGATAGAAAAGATTGAAGCCTGTATTGAGCGTAGTTCTTGTGTGCATGCCTTGTTGCGTTTTAAAGATCAAAGCTGGCATGCCCAACTAGCTAGCCCAGATATGCAACTCTCCATTGCCCATGCTCTCTGCCCTAATTTAGCCCATGAAATCTCGCATAAACCCCTTGAAATTTTACAAACCCCTCCGCTGGTATTTGAAGAAATTGAGTTAGCTAGATACCCTCTATGGGGTTTAAAAGATATGCTACTTGAAAACCCTAAACTAGGGGCGGTACTTAATACAAGCAATGAAATCGCGCTTAAAGCTTTTATGAATAAACAAATTTGTTTTGGAAAGATAGCAACTTGGATTAATCAAAGCCTCTATCATTTTAAAGATGTTTCCTCTTATCTACACCCCTATGGGATTTATTGCAAAATATCCCTAAAGAGCGTATAG
- a CDS encoding phosphatidate cytidylyltransferase produces the protein MLVLLIILAVVVLWINHIILFWGVLGAVYILGFYEALYLYQKTYHLKFGFWYFVGTVCVWVLGYFAPIESALFMGVFVAGFLAYRALDMRFVLPFIYPSLPFLCLFALFKDFGAQVVTWLVVVVVLADVGAYFGGRWLGRISLSPTSPKKTLEGALIGFMLASLIGGLVGIASLGFIRALLVSIVVALSAILGDLFESYLKRAAGVKDSGFVLPGHGGILDRLDAMLFAGVSMYFCLNFKLGPLLSFL, from the coding sequence GTGTTAGTTCTTTTAATTATATTGGCTGTTGTGGTGCTTTGGATCAATCATATAATTCTCTTTTGGGGGGTTTTAGGCGCAGTTTATATACTAGGTTTTTATGAAGCCTTGTACCTCTATCAAAAAACTTATCATCTAAAATTTGGATTTTGGTATTTTGTTGGGACTGTTTGTGTGTGGGTTTTGGGTTATTTTGCACCCATAGAAAGCGCGCTTTTCATGGGGGTTTTTGTAGCCGGATTTTTAGCCTATAGAGCTTTAGATATGCGTTTTGTTTTGCCCTTTATTTATCCTAGTTTGCCATTTTTATGTCTTTTTGCTCTTTTTAAAGATTTTGGAGCACAGGTTGTAACATGGTTAGTGGTGGTGGTGGTTTTAGCCGATGTGGGGGCGTATTTTGGAGGCCGGTGGCTTGGCCGTATTTCTCTTAGCCCAACCTCACCTAAAAAAACTTTGGAGGGGGCTTTAATTGGTTTTATGCTAGCTAGTTTAATAGGAGGACTAGTAGGCATAGCCTCTTTAGGATTTATACGAGCGCTTTTAGTTAGCATAGTTGTTGCTTTGAGCGCTATTTTAGGGGATTTATTTGAGAGTTATTTAAAAAGGGCAGCAGGTGTAAAAGATAGTGGCTTTGTTTTGCCCGGACATGGAGGCATATTAGATCGCTTAGATGCGATGCTTTTTGCGGGAGTGAGTATGTATTTTTGCTTGAATTTTAAATTAGGGCCGCTTTTATCATTTCTATGA
- a CDS encoding PIN domain-containing protein has translation MIWGTIQGFLKNIQTGKLKFKFEKVPCIAYAKNKQVVIEREKMFIEQKQVDMLLGIDLVCLPNQVCKNDDRILLFSQDSDFAPALEREERNVRLQNNVQIFIGRMEGFSPLPVDLKRVCDGIRTRSVEDILKIIPKEAVFSAKLKKRAEPFNESLKNQLKKPKRP, from the coding sequence ATGATTTGGGGAACTATACAGGGTTTTCTAAAAAACATACAGACAGGCAAGCTTAAATTCAAGTTTGAGAAAGTACCATGTATTGCATATGCAAAAAACAAACAAGTAGTCATAGAACGCGAAAAAATGTTTATAGAACAAAAACAAGTAGATATGCTCTTAGGAATTGATTTGGTGTGCCTGCCAAATCAGGTATGCAAAAACGATGATCGGATCTTACTCTTTAGTCAGGATAGCGACTTTGCCCCCGCTCTCGAGCGTGAGGAGAGGAATGTGAGGTTGCAGAATAATGTGCAGATTTTCATAGGGCGTATGGAGGGTTTCTCACCCTTGCCTGTTGATCTTAAACGAGTGTGTGATGGCATACGGACACGCAGTGTGGAGGACATTTTAAAGATCATCCCAAAAGAAGCAGTCTTTTCAGCTAAATTAAAGAAGCGTGCAGAACCCTTTAATGAAAGTTTAAAAAACCAGTTAAAAAAGCCAAAGCGTCCTTAA
- a CDS encoding bifunctional 3,4-dihydroxy-2-butanone 4-phosphate synthase/GTP cyclohydrolase II produces the protein MDSAKRLKEALIALKNGELLILMDDEDRENEGDLVLAGIFSTPEKINFMAKYARGLICVALTQKIAHQFDLKPMVSHNDSKHETAFTISIDAKAAKTGISAYERSLTIELLCKEESRAEDFVRPGHIFPLIAKEEGVLVRTGHTEASVDLCKLAGLKPISVICEIMKEDGSMARRGDKFLLDFAKTHDLKTLYVSDIVSHRLQSENLLHLLSEESAHFAGLECKESIFLDHLQRKHFVYCFGVQNPTPFVRFHIIREDHKLLSHPKDYDFLMRVLSKLQAEGGFLICIDPQAKTHDTLKNFGIGALILKSLGVKTFCLLTTQDKPEYAALKGFDLHMIEAICP, from the coding sequence ATGGATAGTGCAAAAAGATTAAAAGAGGCTTTGATAGCCTTGAAAAATGGCGAATTATTGATTTTAATGGATGATGAGGATCGCGAAAACGAGGGGGATTTAGTACTAGCCGGGATTTTTAGCACCCCGGAGAAAATCAATTTTATGGCTAAATATGCGCGTGGGCTTATCTGTGTCGCACTCACCCAAAAAATCGCGCACCAATTTGATCTTAAGCCTATGGTTAGCCATAATGATTCTAAGCATGAAACCGCCTTTACAATATCCATTGATGCTAAAGCAGCCAAAACCGGCATTTCAGCCTATGAGCGATCGCTTACCATTGAATTACTTTGTAAAGAGGAAAGCAGAGCAGAGGATTTTGTGCGTCCGGGGCATATTTTTCCTTTAATTGCTAAAGAAGAGGGGGTTTTGGTGCGCACAGGCCATACAGAGGCTAGCGTGGATTTATGCAAGTTAGCCGGGCTTAAACCCATTAGTGTGATTTGTGAGATCATGAAAGAAGATGGCTCGATGGCAAGAAGGGGGGATAAATTTTTACTAGATTTTGCTAAAACACATGATCTAAAAACTTTATATGTCTCTGATATTGTAAGCCACCGCCTGCAGAGTGAAAACCTTTTGCATTTGCTTTCTGAAGAGAGCGCGCATTTTGCGGGTTTAGAGTGCAAAGAATCGATCTTTTTAGATCATCTGCAACGGAAACATTTTGTCTATTGCTTTGGTGTGCAAAACCCTACGCCTTTTGTACGATTCCACATCATTAGAGAGGATCACAAACTTTTAAGCCACCCTAAAGATTATGACTTTTTAATGCGGGTGCTTTCTAAATTGCAAGCAGAGGGCGGATTTTTAATTTGCATCGATCCACAGGCTAAAACCCATGACACCCTTAAAAATTTTGGCATCGGAGCGTTGATTTTAAAAAGCTTGGGGGTTAAAACCTTTTGCCTTTTGACCACTCAGGATAAACCCGAATACGCCGCGCTTAAGGGCTTTGATTTGCACATGATAGAGGCGATTTGTCCTTGA
- the modA gene encoding molybdate ABC transporter substrate-binding protein, translating into MRFLVLGILWVSLCLGAEVRVAVAANLTQAMQVIKSAFLKKHSAQVLLSFGSSGHFFNQITQGAPFDLFISADKQRPLRLQQEKYTPYPVKVYARGVLVLWSKQEKIHSLEALQGSFKHLAIANPNLAPYGRASMEVLQKLNLADALALKIVQAGSISQATQYVQSGAAKLGFSALSLMRKDSHYFIVPKEYYSPIEQAMVLTQKGGKNPLAKALEDFILSKDGQAILKKYGYLVEELGE; encoded by the coding sequence ATGCGTTTTTTAGTTTTAGGGATTTTGTGGGTGAGTTTGTGTTTGGGTGCAGAGGTAAGGGTAGCGGTGGCGGCTAATCTTACACAGGCCATGCAGGTCATTAAAAGCGCTTTTTTAAAAAAGCATAGCGCTCAGGTGCTCCTAAGTTTTGGATCTTCTGGGCATTTTTTTAACCAAATTACACAAGGCGCGCCTTTTGATCTATTCATCAGTGCAGATAAACAGCGACCACTAAGATTACAACAAGAAAAATACACGCCCTACCCTGTTAAAGTGTATGCTAGGGGGGTTTTAGTACTCTGGAGTAAACAAGAAAAAATCCATTCTTTAGAGGCTCTGCAAGGTTCTTTTAAACATCTAGCCATTGCTAATCCTAATTTAGCCCCCTATGGGCGCGCGAGTATGGAGGTCTTGCAAAAATTAAACCTAGCAGATGCCCTAGCGCTTAAAATCGTGCAGGCAGGCTCTATTTCTCAAGCAACCCAGTATGTGCAAAGTGGGGCGGCTAAACTAGGTTTTAGCGCCCTCTCACTAATGCGTAAAGATAGCCATTATTTTATTGTGCCTAAGGAATATTATAGCCCTATTGAGCAGGCGATGGTGTTAACTCAAAAGGGCGGAAAAAATCCCCTTGCTAAGGCTTTAGAGGATTTTATTTTAAGTAAAGATGGGCAAGCAATCTTAAAAAAATACGGCTATTTGGTAGAAGAACTTGGAGAGTGA
- the modB gene encoding molybdate ABC transporter permease subunit — translation MESEFLNTLLLTFKLATLTTLVLLPIGLALGAYLANQRGLFKIFIETLTWMPLVLPPTVLGFYLLILFAPSSVLGAFLEKYLHLKLVFSFSGLVFGSVIFSLPFMVNPIQNALINLSPSLKEASYTLGKGKLYTFFCVLLPNIKPALLMACTTTFAHTIGEFGVVMMVGGDIEGQTRVASIAIFIQAEANNLQIAHQYAAILSGVSFLLLFTMLFKRRVGLSTI, via the coding sequence TTGGAGAGTGAATTTTTAAATACCCTTCTTCTGACTTTTAAACTTGCCACCCTTACAACTCTTGTTTTGCTCCCTATTGGGCTTGCTTTGGGGGCTTATTTAGCTAATCAAAGGGGTTTATTTAAAATTTTTATAGAGACGCTAACTTGGATGCCTCTAGTTTTACCCCCCACTGTGCTAGGTTTTTATCTTTTGATTCTTTTTGCGCCAAGCAGTGTTTTAGGGGCGTTTTTAGAAAAATATTTGCACCTGAAGCTAGTTTTTAGTTTTAGCGGATTGGTGTTTGGCAGTGTGATTTTTTCTTTGCCCTTCATGGTTAATCCCATCCAAAACGCACTTATAAATCTATCTCCCTCGCTTAAAGAAGCTAGCTACACTCTGGGCAAGGGCAAACTTTATACTTTCTTTTGCGTGCTTTTACCCAATATCAAACCCGCGCTTTTAATGGCTTGCACCACAACATTTGCCCACACGATAGGGGAGTTTGGAGTGGTGATGATGGTAGGGGGGGATATTGAAGGGCAAACCCGCGTGGCTAGTATTGCCATTTTTATACAAGCAGAGGCAAATAACTTACAAATTGCCCACCAGTATGCTGCAATTTTAAGTGGGGTTAGTTTCTTACTTCTCTTTACTATGCTATTTAAGCGCCGTGTAGGTCTGTCTACCATTTAG
- a CDS encoding LPP20 family lipoprotein, with amino-acid sequence MIQKARVKSVKGFLKKNTPLCLCVGLALIGSGCGWFRKPSVTQLIPPSATGLQAPIYPPTTFNNGRSRSMPVFPKSPQIETRFDNSSQNVTPPTAGTNAIIPNSPILTPTNVIELSAVGMGVAPESTISPSQALALAKRAAIVDGYRQLGEKMYGIRVNATDTVKDMILQNSVIKTKVNALIRNAEITETIYKDGLCQVSMELKLDGRIWYNVFNNIRG; translated from the coding sequence ATGATACAAAAAGCGCGTGTGAAGTCTGTTAAGGGTTTTTTGAAAAAAAATACCCCCTTGTGCCTTTGTGTTGGGTTGGCTTTGATCGGGTCTGGATGTGGTTGGTTTAGAAAACCCAGTGTTACACAGCTTATCCCACCCTCAGCCACAGGTCTTCAAGCCCCTATCTATCCCCCCACTACCTTTAACAATGGCCGTAGCCGTTCCATGCCTGTTTTCCCTAAATCTCCACAGATTGAAACGCGTTTTGATAATTCTTCTCAAAATGTAACCCCCCCCACTGCTGGGACAAATGCAATCATTCCAAATAGCCCCATTCTAACCCCTACTAATGTTATTGAGTTAAGCGCTGTAGGCATGGGTGTAGCCCCTGAATCAACCATTTCTCCTTCTCAGGCTTTGGCTTTGGCTAAACGGGCGGCTATTGTTGATGGTTACCGCCAGTTGGGCGAAAAAATGTATGGGATTAGAGTCAATGCTACTGATACGGTTAAAGACATGATCTTACAAAACTCTGTGATTAAAACTAAGGTTAATGCGTTGATTCGTAATGCTGAAATTACAGAAACGATCTATAAAGATGGTTTATGCCAAGTGAGTATGGAACTTAAACTTGATGGGCGTATCTGGTATAATGTTTTCAACAATATCCGCGGGTAA
- a CDS encoding HP0838 family lipoprotein has protein sequence MVRRFLALILFGVLVSACHHQVKPKKPHKVHKPKTHRPRKPKKPEKPKKTHKKVFIKKSTAERKAEQQAQIRKELAKFKLIYIYTPVFRFYDYGAIGRNKEGDLELVLYKLSKHFGDIVIKKNYICFSGTCSAKWVAARDMFGEVSYGDLFDDIVLGRDIFQGIGKQIQPNGVLLQRFIENGQMIYYERSPEKILFQNMTTGVAIVIQPYHPQ, from the coding sequence GTGGTGAGAAGGTTTTTAGCACTGATACTTTTTGGGGTGTTAGTGAGTGCTTGCCACCACCAAGTTAAACCTAAAAAGCCTCATAAGGTCCATAAACCTAAAACCCATAGACCTCGTAAGCCTAAAAAACCTGAGAAGCCTAAAAAAACCCACAAAAAAGTCTTTATTAAAAAGAGTACTGCAGAGCGCAAAGCAGAACAACAAGCCCAAATTAGAAAAGAGTTGGCTAAGTTTAAACTCATTTATATTTATACCCCCGTGTTTCGCTTTTATGATTATGGAGCCATTGGGCGCAATAAAGAGGGGGATTTAGAATTGGTGCTTTATAAGCTAAGCAAACACTTTGGAGACATCGTTATTAAGAAAAACTATATTTGTTTTTCGGGTACTTGTAGTGCTAAATGGGTTGCGGCTAGGGATATGTTTGGTGAAGTGAGTTATGGTGATCTCTTTGATGATATTGTACTTGGGCGGGATATTTTCCAAGGTATTGGTAAACAAATCCAGCCTAATGGGGTGTTGTTACAGCGTTTTATAGAAAATGGGCAAATGATTTATTATGAGCGCAGTCCTGAAAAAATCCTCTTCCAAAACATGACCACTGGTGTTGCGATTGTGATTCAACCTTATCATCCTCAGTGA
- a CDS encoding OmpP1/FadL family transporter, with protein MSQQSLNGTALDSAYIAGARGADASYYNPANMGFENDWGENRSEFEITSTVINIPAFKFMVPTSNQGLYSATTLQVNKSQENMAQIAQDLGLGNLANAILHHLVNSGIQDVKQLINDLQNMTNQKVITVASLPSNQVVPGWTGTTNFVLPKFFYKSRTHNGFTFGGSFTAPSGLGMKWHGQGGEFLRDVFIMMVQVAPSISYTIGQRFSIGLAARGLYATGSFNNTVYVPLHGASVLSGNQIVGLPNNVFSSQVPSSMREKLAQIGDEAAANCTPNMDQNGPACMQYYNQLKNVMRDSGLQEAISDLYGTSKVVQSSNGSSWGGGYKLGASLKVFDHGMFSVVYNSSVTFNMHGNLTALTQLGPALGNVLTKGSLNINVSLPEILNVAYAHEFFKHHLRIEGVYERTFWSQGNKFLVTPDFANASYQGVGGTVQYLSSETLKKMVGLADFSGVMNMGAGWRDTNTFRLGATYMSRSLRLMGALAYDQAPSPQDAIGIPDSNGYAIAFGAKYNFRGFDIGWGGTFIFKSNRNSYYQSSNLGQLRMFSASLGYRW; from the coding sequence ATGTCCCAGCAAAGCCTTAATGGTACCGCTTTAGATTCGGCCTATATTGCCGGAGCCAGAGGAGCAGATGCGAGTTATTATAACCCTGCTAACATGGGTTTTGAAAACGATTGGGGGGAAAACCGTAGCGAGTTTGAAATCACTAGCACGGTGATTAATATCCCCGCCTTTAAATTCATGGTGCCTACAAGTAATCAGGGGCTTTACTCAGCAACAACGCTTCAAGTCAATAAATCTCAAGAAAATATGGCACAAATCGCACAAGATCTAGGACTTGGCAATTTGGCTAATGCAATTTTGCATCATCTGGTAAATAGTGGCATACAAGATGTAAAACAACTCATTAACGATTTACAGAATATGACTAACCAAAAGGTGATCACAGTGGCCTCTTTGCCTAGTAATCAAGTTGTACCCGGTTGGACCGGTACAACTAATTTTGTCTTGCCTAAATTCTTTTATAAGAGCCGTACGCATAATGGTTTTACCTTTGGAGGGAGTTTTACCGCTCCCTCAGGTCTTGGTATGAAATGGCATGGACAGGGGGGTGAGTTTTTACGCGATGTGTTTATCATGATGGTCCAAGTAGCCCCTAGCATTAGTTATACCATTGGCCAACGCTTTTCTATTGGCCTTGCTGCGCGCGGGCTTTATGCCACCGGGAGTTTTAATAACACCGTTTATGTGCCTTTGCACGGGGCTTCTGTGTTAAGCGGAAATCAAATTGTTGGTTTGCCAAATAATGTTTTTAGTAGCCAAGTTCCCTCTAGTATGCGCGAAAAATTAGCACAAATTGGCGATGAGGCTGCTGCTAATTGTACCCCCAACATGGATCAAAATGGGCCTGCATGCATGCAATATTACAACCAACTTAAAAATGTGATGCGTGATAGCGGATTACAAGAGGCTATTTCAGATTTATACGGCACTTCTAAGGTAGTTCAATCTAGTAATGGGAGTTCTTGGGGCGGGGGGTATAAATTAGGGGCTAGTTTGAAAGTCTTTGATCATGGCATGTTTTCGGTGGTCTATAATAGCAGTGTTACTTTTAATATGCATGGCAATCTCACCGCTTTAACCCAGCTAGGTCCTGCTCTTGGTAATGTACTTACTAAAGGGAGTTTAAATATCAATGTTTCTTTGCCTGAAATCCTCAATGTAGCCTATGCCCATGAGTTTTTCAAACACCATTTGCGTATTGAGGGGGTGTATGAACGCACCTTTTGGAGTCAGGGGAATAAATTTTTAGTAACCCCAGATTTTGCCAATGCGAGCTATCAGGGCGTGGGGGGCACGGTGCAATATCTGAGTTCTGAGACTCTTAAAAAAATGGTAGGGCTAGCAGATTTTAGCGGGGTGATGAATATGGGAGCAGGTTGGAGAGATACCAATACCTTTAGACTTGGCGCAACTTACATGAGCCGTAGTTTACGCCTCATGGGAGCTCTTGCCTACGATCAAGCCCCTAGTCCTCAAGATGCGATTGGTATTCCTGATTCAAATGGCTATGCAATTGCCTTTGGTGCTAAGTATAATTTTAGGGGCTTTGATATTGGCTGGGGCGGTACTTTTATTTTTAAAAGTAACCGCAATAGTTATTACCAATCTAGTAATTTAGGGCAGTTGCGTATGTTTTCTGCCTCTTTGGGTTACCGCTGGTAG